TAAGATGGCTGAAAATGTTTCTAGGACTCCGATTAAGATCGTCCTGGAGGGCGTGGGAGTGGCTCGAGGTGAGTTAATAAGGATCCTAGCTCCCCTTACCGTCGGTGCGATCGTCGGTAAACTACCTCTTAGTGGTAGAGCCCATGTCAGAGGAGAGGGTCTCTCAATGATCATAGGGATCCGGCGGGGGACGGAGAAGGCGGTGGACTCGGTGAATGTAGGAGACATCGCATACTGGCCAATGCAGGACTCCCTGGTGGTTTATTTTAAGGACTCGAAACCTTATGGAC
The sequence above is drawn from the Candidatus Bathyarchaeota archaeon genome and encodes:
- a CDS encoding cyclophilin-like fold protein; translated protein: MAENVSRTPIKIVLEGVGVARGELIRILAPLTVGAIVGKLPLSGRAHVRGEGLSMIIGIRRGTEKAVDSVNVGDIAYWPMQDSLVVYFKDSKPYGPVNKIGTIYENIKLFHDLRGATRIRIDKI